Proteins encoded in a region of the Augochlora pura isolate Apur16 chromosome 4, APUR_v2.2.1, whole genome shotgun sequence genome:
- the LOC144469100 gene encoding LOW QUALITY PROTEIN: uncharacterized protein LOC144469100 (The sequence of the model RefSeq protein was modified relative to this genomic sequence to represent the inferred CDS: inserted 1 base in 1 codon), which produces MNVTLLTIFVVCSHAETCIRFLCNPEEKMIFRTIPGQVCRWNRFTQEFEEIEAVRLNSTAVCSVGMSENLRGKTIVVATDTMHPYVMRSSNDTSVSGFIGDIWTTLEQVLGFRTIYRKAGPSASQTLMNGQAHALLVATVIYSDTSGYYSYSTPITTISYALFVQSDGTKVSQQWYTNVFSRGLWSTTLAFTLATAAIIAGTHCLRKIAQTSSQSESDHEFSSASFDLLVVLGCLCGQGKTLLAVQLFRYTATSXLDTFKSRDSFVLGCEKTPIAWSLRLIILSDLIAGMLLAGGFSSTLTSYLAIRRNSIPLSSLQDASQKRSHSVCVRNDSSAYIRFTVDGSPRGDLKKEWRNLVNNECPDMRNATALDPRRLCDPGFAYLEVPDVFLPIYRKARQTCRIVRTPGSYWTLKISFLHARFGEHRRLIDTYLMRLRSAGILKYLETKWTSKGIEGSEVDQSAFQPVEYAHVHPLLLGLVHATLFSLFVCVLENLWYIVVSRRNNAIARY; this is translated from the exons ATGAACGTCACGTTGCTCACG ATATTTGTCGTGTGTTCCCATGCGGAAACGTGCATCCGATTTCTGTGTAACCCCGAAGAGAAGATGATCTTTCGCACGATACCTGGACAAGTGTGTCGATGGAACAGATTCACGCAGGAGTTCGAGGAGATCGAAGCTGTTCGGCTGAACAGCACGGCCGTATGCAGCGTGGGAATGTCGGAGAACCTGCGAGGAAAAACCATCGTCGTAGCTACGGATACC ATGCACCCTTACGTGATGAGAAGCTCGAACGATACGTCGGTGAGCGGCTTCATAGGGGACATATGGACGACTCTGGAGCAGGTGTTAGGATTCAG GACGATTTACCGAAAAGCGGGACCGTCGGCCAGCCAGACGCTGATGAATGGACAAGCTCACGCACTGCTGGTGGCCACGGTGATTTATTCGGACACCTCCGGTTATTACAGTTACAGCACGCCGATCACCACCATCTC ATACGCCCTGTTCGTCCAGTCCGACGGAACAAAGGTCTCCCAACAATGGTACACGAACGTGTTCAGCCGAGGACTATGGTCGACGACTCTGGCGTTTACTCTGGCCACCGCAGCCATCATCGCTGGGACGCATTGTCTTCGAAAGATTGCGCAGACCAGCAGCCAGTCGGAGAGCGACCACGAGTTTTCCTCGGCGTCTTTCGACCTGCTGGTCGTCCTGGGCTGTTTGTGCGGTCAAGGTAAAACATTGCTCGCCGTTCAGCTATTCCGCTATACCGCGACTT AGCTCGATACGTTCAAATCTCGCGATTCGTTCGTTCTAGGCTGCGAAAAGACACCGATCGCCTGGTCCCTCCGGCTGATCATTCTATCCGATCTGATCGCGGGAATGCTGCTGGCCGGAGGATTCAGTAGCACGCTCACCTCTTACCTGGCGATACGAAGGAACTCGATTCCGTTGAGCAGCCTCCAGGACGCTTCGCAGAAACGAAGCCACTCGGTTTGCGTGAGGAACGACAGCAGCGCCTACATTCGCTTCACCGTG GATGGATCACCGAGGGGCGATCTGAAGAAGGAGTGGAGGAACCTGGTGAACAACGAATGCCCCGACATGAGGAACGCGACCGCGTTGGACCCGAGGCGGCTCTGCGACCCGGGTTTCGCCTATCTGGAGGTCCCGGACGTCTTTCTGCCAATTTATCGGAAAGCTCGACAAACCTGCCGCATCGTGAGAACGCCTGGCAGCTATTGGACGCTGAAAATCTCGTTTCTGCACGCCAGATTCGGAGAGCACCGACGTTTGATAGACACCTA CCTGATGCGTCTGCGCTCGGCAGGTATACTAAAGTACCTCGAAACGAAGTGGACATCGAAAGGAATAGAGGGCTCCGAGGTGGATCAGTCGGCCTTTCAACCGGTCGAGTACGCTCACGTTCATCCGCTGCTTTTAGGGCTGGTCCACGCGACCCTGTTCAGCTTGTTTGTCTGCGTTCTCGAGAATCTTTGGTACATCGTAGTCTCGAGGCGAAACAACGCTATCGCTCGTTAttga
- the LOC144468567 gene encoding uncharacterized protein LOC144468567, with translation MWNLEEAEEKREEKESELGGREIAGERAMHGGKSDRVKERGRERERGEGGSGGKSERISRKVGRTFVRWTEGDVGRKARVAGHQGASEKPKRAKRAKRPKSAEEHRVQEKEGAGGGGDVEKQEENEEKVEKQEMQEKQEKQEVSWRWRKRRKRRRRELVVGGGCTRV, from the exons atgtgGAATCTCGAAGAAGCGGAAGAGAAGAGGGAAGAGAAGGAAAGTGAGCTCGGAGGAAGGGAGATTGCTGGAGAAAGAGCAATGCATGGCGGCAAAAGCGAT AGGGTgaaggagagaggaagggagagagagaggggggagggagggagtgGAGGAAAGAGCGAGAGGATCTCTCGGAAGGTAGGGAGGACGTTTGTCCGATGGACGGAGGGAGATGTGGGGCGTAAGGCTCGGGTAGCGGGGCATCAAGGGGCGTCGGAGAAACCGAAGAGGGCGAAGAGGGCGAAGAGGCCGAAGAGCGCGGAGGAGCACCGCGTGCAGGAGAAAGAAGGAGCCGGTGGAGGTGGCGATGTGGAGAAGCAGGAGGAGAATGAGGAGAAGGTAGAGAAGCAGGAGATGCAGGAGAAGCAGGAGAAGCAGGAGGTGTCGTGGAGGTGGAGGAaacggaggaagaggaggaggagggagctAGTTGTTGGCGGCGGGTGCACGCGGGTGTAG
- the LOC144468952 gene encoding growth/differentiation factor 8 → MVRRALLLLSLILLGAFDAPGIERAPVRFLAMAVNACNTCRMHEEIRALSLEAIKGQILTKLGLKQAPNMTGRALPRIPPISKLMDMYGMQADQPQPLEPGITHHEEIDEYAAKTESVFALAQPHQRLRHSKGSLDVLYFKFSDKVVQHRVTRAELSLWIWGSGQEIGGKEDRSSADGKSGESENQEDSGPVTITLQRILRGTTESGGPLLGPALTTKHPRPAGRGGTWVTIELRRMVAEWFKHPRDNLGVALKISGTGPGGNHRRNSKVVETNPGAEYAPYLEVQTQELDSRRGARIKRNIGLNCDETSQEPKCCRYKLTVDFEKFGWDWIIAPKKYDANYCSGDCPMAFLQSYPNTHIVSLALPPNNTGPCCAPRKLSEITILYFDNEYQIVFSRLPGMVVERCGCT, encoded by the exons ATGGTCAGGAGGGCGCTGCTGCTACTCTCGCTGATCCTCCTCGGTGCCTTCGACGCACCTGGCATCGAGAGAGCCCCTGTGAGATTCCTGGCGATGGCAGTGAACGCCTGCAACACATGCAGGATGCACGAGGAGATCCGAGCTCTCAGTCTCGAAGCCATCAAGGGTCAGATACTGACCAAGCTCGGGCTAAAGCAGGCGCCGAACATGACCGGCCGGGCACTGCCGAGGATTCCGCCGATCTCCAAGCTGATGGACATGTATGGGATGCAGGCGGATCAGCCGCAGCCCCTCGAGCCCGGCATTACGCACCACGAGGAAATCGACGAGTACGCCGCCAAGACCGAGAGCGTCTTCGCCCTGGCCCAGCCAC ATCAGAGGCTGAGGCATTCGAAGGGCAGCCTGGACGTGCTCTACTTCAAGTTCTCGGACAAGGTGGTGCAGCATCGAGTCACCAGGGCCGAGCTGTCTCTGTGGATATGGGGCAGCGGGCAGGAGATTGGCGGGAAGGAAGACCGCTCGTCGGCCGACGGCAAGTCCGGCGAGTCGGAGAACCAGGAGGACTCGGGCCCGGTGACGATCACGTTGCAGAGGATCCTCCGTGGGACCACCGAGTCCGGCGGGCCGTTGCTCGGCCCGGCGTTGACCACCAAGCACCCGAGGCCCGCCGGCCGTGGCGGCACCTGGGTGACCATCGAGCTCCGGAGGATGGTGGCCGAGTGGTTCAAGCACCCTAGGGACAACCTAGGCGTCGCCCTCAAGATCTCCGGGACCGGCCCCGGCGGCAACCATCGCAGGAACTCGAAGGTGGTCGAGACCAATCCCGGAGCCGAGTACGCGCCTTACCTCGAGGTGCAGACGCAGGAGCTCGACTCCCGAAGGGGGGCCAGGATCAAGCGGAACATAGGACTGAATTGCGACGAGACTAGCCAGGAGCCCAAATGCTGTCGGTACAAGCTCACGGTCGACTTTGAAAAGTTTGGCTGGGACTGGATCATCGCGCCCAAAAA GTACGACGCCAACTATTGTTCGGGCGACTGTCCGATGGCGTTTCTGCAGTCGTATCCAAACACCCACATCGTGAGCCTGGCGTTGCCGCCGAACAACACCGGGCCCTGTTGCGCCCCCAGAAAGCTCTCGGAGATCACGATTCTCTATTTCGACAACGAGTACCAGATCGTGTTCTCGCGGCTACCAGGAATGGTTGTCGAGAGATGCGGATGTACATAG